One Zeugodacus cucurbitae isolate PBARC_wt_2022May chromosome 3, idZeuCucr1.2, whole genome shotgun sequence genomic region harbors:
- the LOC105217409 gene encoding transcriptional regulator ATRX isoform X1, which produces MSRDIDQEVSDTLSTLLNFDEDNFLSQEEVEENLRNCPTIEHVSSLEKMYHNYSNNQSTSVIISDANDEETGATKNICPKEDMVVQKTHKQLEALKEFNDDSDPVYSLPNVHTVKNETLSKTLNNDFPEKEIVCSSKCRNDLRIVAVHGSKEISDGQTSAIASKDVTKNSTIPAIDIKMEFTCSSEQILEEQVGDYYMEEQYKEDINLNCGTPEIGIGIVNEITDTNYNNSHQHNDLLNKTNVEQDSHYIMNEDNDRDISHIMSDHNYTSQRQLNNGDSLRKLLLNHIVSKSCSSIAINLVNDFVDRTLESIDTFNTQGDRVHECCKNESLNIIDIFADGKSSKLTIFDKDLKALSQQQSVKAKCVDNETIKKDIPFEHKSESISSKTTNNSYENITMNISYIPSPQEICSEPLEWHLRDCSKKPSTISDTERKSKTDEVLQNSEQKMVAELQNISVGTQSEEYYANSLNNKKFENNVEKKNDVTPLKQILGNTDQMSSKTTLFCGDLEKLNNHYSENDDVVLDTADECNVNVKTEKELTTDVNTELNESNKLPTELEQKESDVQDNINFKTVNIFSVPSPLENCSEPMEHSTFDEAFDINCNEKLTVIHHLETLKSFAKSLQNDCDTFTSSTTSIENKLQKYLQEQLEIFKNIVKNSAAVRCEDKSIQTDSRLSKNKLRKLNQNNKHILLDPTDSSSSSDTSHTEALIKLPGNRIRTKWSSKNSELSSATEILGANKKESIAAEYDDGVPLAEYTQSEIFETETFCNEQFSNIRNVNKKNNLSNSDESDEGDTWQRTKSNAGANSIQNGAQNESDKENSAGKILSSKNSQNEGDREIERLINLNGLVKRTNQGAPKSADLNEKVKTKSITSKNKDIADDYIDDEIQPEIFSDGSISESEEEIITEKQFLKRCNENVKQQLLSDSDSEMSESDASDNIEEILSSNEGSSSPLVERFLKNFNVNESDEETEVYDKSDTKAATEHEPAEAKNTTIDKNKSNSSENSDCEVLDEMAASTQKQSKPKSLEKMLSVVEKRKKMNRLCDSISLSSESESSDVEAVDESKSRIKPMLRPEQLATVTREAQRNETERIRRLEKKHKMLTKLLKERPDVKGENNLILDYNEETKTFIKVHPDIVKYLKQHQRDGVKFMYETCYGGVEALKKSSGSGCILAHCMGLGKTLQLIALLHTVISYKELKTSKVLVLCPKSTVMNWADEIDRWLGPLKPKYYTFHDTSDINDKIQILKDWSQSTQNAAGILLIGYEAFRTLVFYHSYKNRSIAQSRLESIRNDVDKYLLSPGADLVVCDEGHIIKNSKSAISLAVSQIKTQKRIVLTGTPIQNNLKEYYSMVNFIKPLFLGTEKEFANLYANPIKNGQHKDSSKRDIQVMKQRSFVLHKKLSKFVQRKEAELLKTFLPQKYEYVLFVPMTKVQTVLYEHSLSIISKKEDRGKGLITDYTCLRKIWTHPKVLEDAWKNATAQKHRKDPRKNQNVNSDDDQPDDVYDSQTGVISVTNDWWRNLLTEKDLETILPSNKLRTMFEILRMCEEKGEKCLIFSAFVAVLNVVEYFFKKMNDKDPDTLKELKMSQGYQVKNTWILGKDYYRLDGKTPKLIRHEMIEQFNSVSNKRARVFLISSRAGGQGINLTGANRVIILDTSWNPSNDQQNIFRVFRLGQKKNCYIYRLLAMGTMEEKVYSRSVTKQAMSFRVVDEQQIDRHYSMAELTELYSLTMPDYENRPMPDCPQDSILASLLLNYPSLVYKYHEHDSLLENKVEQELSEQEKQDAWSAYERDQQLSTESRELPNTDELQNNISAPKFPSYMGSLSAFNQMSALFNYGNYSPATLSSYLPYLSHLGNYTSNQQYLEMRKRLAEGTFAYPDISTSLGSTAFGAPFSQNPTKSISTNPLISDLNMHSNPLQSNPLSALGDLSMFGLGAVGNHMSHNVSTPTLPPRQHNSPTYPSTTPPTASSLQANYDYQMYENSLKSLVNYRHDFTGNGNKSKAATNTTINQFRNPLYPSPTNLSFDKNALSSLNSTSPKTLEQPTTQKSQTDKTTTKTATDLSMSVNANTRNDTNLSKSNFSVANSSGARSSPLPQAAKRSFPNDMNSTNATSLIDEILMSSQKSAKETQQQSGMPNLANFQTAFKPSSASSSGSIFSSKNTSVKMPSETNMSTNPEMQIIPTTSSPGSTNIPKQFSDISPSISLTAVTTNTNTSSAHNKPTFNQSKMQTKNPTNNKVASSESPTPILPYSAIKFFENNKKSLNRTISKPTVTMAKTKLTPSAESILKSAAPTTSSQNAQNTFQPSTADVVSKLLTMKNKNILQRKPQAVQMQPVKSTPTTTQSSLPTTLATVKSLNGNTKAPSSKSNVQTLQSDARKAALSIEKRLPTLITPSQSAASVQVLKAPLGPSTLKIQPSSSKQSASSATNDNKYILETCINQKKFVIGAPTKGGGGTTVTRVQQQGKRKMPENMSKDIGSNESKRSK; this is translated from the exons atgtcGAGAGATATCGATCAGGAGGTGTCGGATACTTTGAGTACTCTATTGAATTTCGATGAGGATAATTTTCTCAGCCAGGAGGAAGTTGAGGAGAATTTGAGAAACTGTCCAACCATTGAACATGTTTCATCTTTGGAAAAAATGTATCACAATTATAGTAATAATCAAAGCACCAGTGTCATTATAAGTGATGCTAATGATGAGGAAACTGGTGCCACCAAAAATATATGCCCAAAGGAAGATATGGTGGTTCAAAAAACCCATAAACAGTTAGAGGCCCTTAAAGAATTTAACGATGATAGCGACCCAGTTTATTCTCTTCCTAACGTGCATACTGTAAAAAACGAAACTCTTTCGAAAACACTAAATAATGATTTCCCTGAAAAAGAAATTGTTTGCTCATCAAAATGTCGCAACGATTTACGTATTGTAGCGGTTCATGGATCTAAGGAAATCAGTGATGGACAAACGAGTGCCATTGCTTCAAAAGACGTAACAAAAAATTCCACAATACCTGCTATCGACATTAAGATGGAATTTACATGTTCATCAGAACAAATTTTAGAAGAACAAGTTGGTGATTATTACATGGAAGAACAGTATAAGGaggatataaatttaaattgtggTACGCCAGAGATAGGAATAGGCATTGTAAATGAAATAACGGATACAAATTATAACAATAGCCATCAACACAACGATCTACTCAACAAAACTAACGTTGAACAAGATTCCCATTACATTATGAATGAAGATAATGACCGTGACATTTCACATATAATGAGCGATCATAATTATACTTCACAAAGACAATTAAATAATGGAGATAGTTTACGCAAACTTTTGTTAAACCATATTGTGAGTAAAAGTTGTTCCTCAATTGCCATAAATCTTGTCAATGATTTTGTGGACAGAACTTTGGAAAGTATTGATACATTTAATACCCAAGGAGATAGGGTTCATGAATGTTGTAAAAATGAATCATTGAACATAATCGATATTTTTGCCGATGGAAAATCCTCAAAATTGACGATATTTGATAAGGATTTAAAAGCTTTATCTCAACAACAGTCTGTTAAAGCAAAGTGCGTTGATAATGAAACCATTAAGAAAGATATACCATTTGAACATAAAAGTGAATCTATTTCctctaaaacaacaaataatagttatgaaaatattactaTGAATATATCTTATATACCTTCGCCACAAGAAATTTGTTCAGAACCCTTAGAATGGCATCTTAGGGATTGTTCAAAGAAACCAAGTACTATTTCAGATACTGAACGAAAAAGTAAAACTGATGAAGTATTACAAAATTCGGAACAGAAAATGGTTGCCGAATTACAAAATATCTCAGTTGGAACCCAGTCGGAAGAGTATTATGCGAACTCattgaacaataaaaaatttgaaaataatgttgaaaagaaaaatgatGTAACACCTTTGAAGCAAATATTGGGAAACACAGATCAAATGTCCTCAAAGACAACTTTATTTTGTGGAGATTTGGAAAAACTGAATAACCATTATTCCGAAAATGATGACGTAGTTCTTGATACTGCTGACGAATGTAATGTTAACGTAAAAACCGAAAAGGAATTGACTACAGATGTTAACACAGAGTTAAATGAAAGTAATAAATTACCAACAGAACTGGAGCAGAAAGAAAGTGATGTACAAGACAATATCAATTTCAaaactgttaatattttttctgttcCGTCACCATTGGAGAATTGTTCGGAACCAATGGAACACTCAACCTTCGATGAAGCATTTGATATTAATTGTAATGAAAAACTGACGGTTATTCACCATTTAGAGACACTAAAGTCATTCGCTAAATCTTTACAAAACGATTGTGACACGTTTACTTCGTCAACAAcatcaatcgaaaacaagcttcAAAAATATCTGCAAGAacaattggaaatatttaaaaatatagtaaaaaactCTGCCGCAGTTCGATGTGAAGATAAGTCGATACAGACTGACAGTAGATTATCTAAGAATAAATTACGTAAACTTAATCAAAATAATAAGCATATACTATTGGATCCAACGGATTCAAGCAGTTCAAGTGATACCAGTCATACTGAAGCTTTGATTAAACTACCGGGAAATAGAATTCGAACAAAGTGGTCATCAAAAAATTCGGAACTAAGTTCCGCAACAGAAATATTAGgtgcaaataaaaaagaaagcatTGCCGCGGAATATGACGACGGTGTTCCTTTAGCAGAGTATACGCAATCTGAAATATTCGAGACGGAAACATTTTGCAATGAGCAGTTCTCCAACATTAGAAatgtaaataagaaaaataatttaagtaatagCGATGAAAGCGACGAAGGAGATACTTGGCAACGTACGAAGAGTAATGCGGGAGCAAATTCTATACAAAATGGTGCACAAAATGAAAGCGACAAAGAAAATTCAGCCGGTAAAATCTTGAGTagtaaaaattctcaaaatgaaGGAGACAGAGAAATTGAACG CTTGATCAATTTGAATGGTCTGGTAAAGAGAACGAATCAGGGAGCGCCAAAATCAgccgatttaaatgaaaaagttaaaacaaaatCTATTACCAGTAAAAACAAAGATATAGCTGATGATTATATTGATGACGAAATTCAGCCAGAAATATTTTCCGACGGAAGCATAAGTGAA aGTGAAGAAGAGATTATAACGGAAAAGCAGTTTTTAAAGCGTTGCAATGAGAATGTAAAGCAACAATTGCTTAGTGATTCGGATAGTGAAATGTCTGAATCTGATGCCAGTGATAATATAGAAGAGATACTATCTAGCAATGAAGGAAGTAGCTCACCTTTAGTTGAAAGATTTCTGAAAAACTTTAATGTAAATGAAAGCGACGAAGAGACTGAAGTATACGATAAATCAGATACAAAAGCAGCCACAGAACACGAACCCGCTGAagccaaaaatacaacaatagatAAAAATAAGTCCAATTCATCAGAGAATTCTGATTGTGAAGTTTTAGATGAAATGGCGGCATCAACACAGAAACAAAGTAAGCCAAAATCGTTGGAAAAAATGTTGTCAGTTGTAGAAAAGCGAAAGAAAATGAACAGACTTTGTGACTCGATAAGTCTTAGTTCGGAAAGTGAATCGTCCGATGTGGAAGCAGTAGATGAGTCTAAATCTCGTATAAAACCAATGTTACGTCCAGAGCAGCTAGCAACCGTAACACGTGAAGCACAACGCAACGAAACTGAACGTATAAGGCGTTTggagaaaaaacacaaaatgctTACTAAATTACTGAAGGAGCGACCGGATGTAAAAGGCgaaaacaatttgattttagatTACAATGAAGAAACTAAAACCTTTATAAAAGTGCATCCGGATatagtgaaatatttgaaacaacATCAACGTGACGGAGTAAAATTTATGTACGAAACTTGTTATGGTGGCGTTGAGGCGCTTAAAAAAAGCTCTGGATCTGGTTGTATTTTAGCGCATTGCATGGGCTTGGGAAAAACACTACAG CTGATTGCACTGCTTCATACAGTTATTTCATATAAGGAATTGAAAACATCTAAGGTACTTGTATTATGCCCTAAAAGTACAGTCATGAATTGGGCCGATGAGATTGATCGCTGGCTAGGGCCACTAAAACccaaatattatacatttcatGATACGTC TGATATCaacgataaaatacaaatacttaAAGATTGGTCGCAATCAACTCAAAATGCCGCCGGTATATTGTTAATTGGCTATGAGGCTTTTAGAACACTGGTTTTCTATCATTCATATAAAAATCGCAGTATTGCGCAGTCACGATTGGAAAGCATACGCAACGATgtcgacaaatatttattaagtccAG GTGCCGATTTGGTGGTTTGTGATGAAGGACACattattaaaaatagcaaatcaGCAATTAGTTTGGCAGTGTCTcaaattaaaacacaaaaacgCATTGTTTTAACTGGCACTCCCATACAGAATAATTTAAAAGAGT atTACAGCATGGTGAATTTCATAAAGCCGCTCTTTCTGGGTACTGAAAAAGAGTTCGCTAACCTGTATGCTAATCCAATTAAAAATGGCCAGCACAAGGATTCTAGTAAGCGGGATATACAAGTAATGAAACAACGTTCCTTTGTGCTACATAAAAAGCTTTCTAAGTTTGTGCAG CGAAAAGAAGCTGAGCTTTTAAAGACCTTTTTGCCGCAAAAATACGAATATGTGCTGTTTGTACCAATGACAAAGGTTCAG aCGGTGCTTTATGAACACAGTTTATCAATAATATCTAAAAAAGAAGATAGAGGCAAAGGTTTGATCACAGATTACACATGTTTACGAAAG ATTTGGACCCACCCGAAAGTATTGGAAGATGCGTGGAAAAATGCGACAGCT caaAAGCACAGGAAAGATCCGCGAAAAAACCAAAATGTTAACTCAGATGACGATCAGCCTGATGATGTCTACGACAGTCAGACTGGGGTGATATCTGTGACGAATGATTGGTGGCGTAATCTACTTACAGAAAAGGATTTAGAAACTATATTGCCTAGCAATAAGCTGCGTacaatgtttgaaatattaCGTATGTGCGAAGAGAAGGGCGAAAAATG TTTAATATTCTCCGCTTTTGTAGCCGTTTTAAATGTTGTGGAATACTTTTTCAAAAAGATGAATGACAAAGATCCAGATACTTTAAAGGAattaa AAATGTCGCAAGGCTATCAAGTCAAAAACACATGGATACTCGGAAAGGATTACTATCGTTTAGATGGCAAAACGCCGAAACTGATACGTCATGAAATGATTGAGCAATTCAATTCGGTATCGAATAAACGAGCACGTGTTTTCTTAATATCCTCCAGAGCAGGCGGACAGGGTATTAATTTGACTGGCGCTAATAGAGTGATAATACTCGATACGTCATGGAATCCATCTAAcgatcaacaaaatattttccgtGTATTTCGTCTGGGTCAAAAGAAAAACTGCTACATTTATAGACTTCTTGCGATg GGCACAATGGAAGAAAAAGTTTACTCGAGATCGGTAACAAAACAAGCAATGAGTTTTAGAGTTGTAGACGAACAACAAATCGATCGTCATTATAGCATGGCAGAGTTGACTGAATTATACAG CTTAACAATGCCAGATTATGAAAATAGACCAATGCCGGATTGTCCACAGGATAGTATCCTAGCAAGTTTGCTTCTAAATTATCCATCGTTGGTGTATAAATACCACGAACATGATAGTTTACTCGAAAATAAAGTGGAGCAAGAATTAAGTGAGCAAGAGAAACAGGATGCTTGGTCCGCATATGAGAGGGATCAGCAATTAAGTACTG AAAGTCGCGAATTGCCAAATACGGATGA ATTGCAAAACAATATCTCCGCTCCGAAGTTTCCTTCATACATGGGTTCTTTATCAGCATTCAAT caaATGTCAGCACTTTTCAATTACGGTAATTATTCGCCTGCGACACTTTCATCGTACTTGCCATATCTTTCGCACTTGGGTAATTATACAAGCAATCAGCAATATTTGGAAATGCGCAAGAGACTCGCGGAAGGCACATTTGCCTATCCAGACATAAGCACTTCCCTGGGCAGTACAGCGTTTGGTGCACCATTCTCACAAAATCCAACGAAATCAATTTCCACGAATCCGCTCATATCCGACTTGAATATGCACAGCAATCCCTTGCAGAGCAATCCGCTCAGTGCGCTTGGCGATTTGAGCATGTTTGGCTTGGGTGCAGTAGGCAATCACATGTCGCACAATGTAAGTACGCCAACATTGCCGCCCAGGCAACACAACTCGCCCACCTACCCATCAACAACGCCACCAACGGCGAGTAGCCTGCAGGCGAATTACGATTATCAAATGTATGAGAATAGTTTGAAAAGCCTGGTTAATTACAGGCATGATTTTACGGGCAATGGCAATAAATCAAAGGCTGCTACTAACACAACGATAAACCAGTTTCGCAATCCACTCTATCCATCGCCGACTAATCTAAGTTTTGATAAAAACGCTTTGTCAAGCCTAAATAGCACTTCGCCAAAGACTTTGGAGCAGCCGACGACACAGAAATCACAAACagataaaacaacaactaagaCAGCAACAGATTTGTCAATGTCCGTAAATGCGAACACACGCAACGATACAAATTTGAGCAAGAGTAACTTCTCGGTGGCAAACTCGAGCGGTGCTCGTAGTTCTCCACTGCCACAAGCTGCAAAACGTAGTTTTCCTAACGATATGAACTCAACGAATGCAACGAGCCTAATCGACGAGATTTTAATGTCCAGCCAGAAATCCGCAAAAGAAACACAGCAACAAAGTGGCATGCCAAATTTGGCGAATTTTCAAACAGCATTCAAACCGAGTAGTGCGTCCAGTAGCGGTAGTATTTTTTCAAGTAAAAATACGAGCGTTAAAATGCCAAGTGAAACTAATATGAGCACGAATCCTGAAATGCAAATTATACCCACGACCAGTTCGCCAGGCTCCACGAATATCCCAAAGCAATTTAGTGATATCTCACCGAGCATCTCACTAACTGCTGTTACAACAAATACCAACACCAGTAGCGCTCACAACAAGCCGACATTCAATCAATCCAAGATGCAAACGAAAAATCCCACCAACAATAAAGTGGCGTCAAGTGAATCGCCTACACCCATACTACCATATTCGGCGATTAAattctttgaaaacaacaagaaaTCGCTAAATCGTACCATATCAAAGCCCACAGTTACAATGGCCAAAACGAAATTAACGCCATCCGCCGAGTCGATATTGAAATCGGCAGCGCCAACAACTTCTTCGCAAAATGCACAAAATACGTTTCAGCCGAGCACAGCTGATGTTGTGTCCAAGTTGTTAACCatgaaaaataagaatattcTTCAGCGAAAACCACaagctgtgcaaatgcaaccaGTAAAGTCCACACCAACAACTACACAAAGCTCATTACCGACAACACTTGCCACTGTGAAATCTCTAAATGGTAATACGAAAGCACCGTCGTCGAAATCAAACGTGCAAACGTTGCAAAGTGATGCACGAAAAGCTGCACTCTCTATTGAGAAGCGTTTACCAACCCTCATTACGCCATCGCAATCTGCTGCAAGCGTTCAAGTACTTAAAGCGCCATTAGGCCCGAGTACACTGAAAATTCAGCCCAGTTCTTCAAAGCAATCCGCCTCGTCTGCGACCAATGATAACAAGTACATTCTGGAGACTTGTATTAATCAGAAAAAGTTTGTGATTGGCGCTCCTACAAAAGG